CTACTAAAGTGATGGTCTGAATGATCTTCAACTGTATCAAATTTTTTGAAGCCCTTAAACTTCACTATCATTTCATCCATTTCCATGGCAGAAATTTTCCTCCCAGGGCTTGTTGAAATGCCTCCTGGAGCAAGATTGTTTTGAATTTGCGCATTAGCAATCCAAGGACTACCTGCTACTTCCCCAGGAGAATATAATGAATCTAGATCGTACAAGCTTGAATTAAATGGCATAGTATTAAATTTGGAAATGGGCCCGGGCCACCCAGGAATGGGCATGGGTTTATAAAAAGCACTTGAACCCTTTTTCTTTAGAATGCTATGAAAATACGAAGCAGAAGATGTGTCAGCTCCGGAACCAAGCTTCATTGCGTCAAATTGATTCGTCGAAGTACTTGAAGAAGCTACCTTCTTTTTTGACTGGAAAGGTCCTAAAAGCCATTGAGACTTTGATGACTCCTTCCCAACTGGGAGATTAGGAGCACTCCCTTGGTGTTGTGAAGCAGGTTGTTTCTTTTTACTCCTGGCAGTTTTTGGAAGATTCCATGCAGATGATAGATTCACTTCAGGTGGGTGGGAAATACTATCAATTTGGGTCTTCAAATTTGAACTACCCCCTAAAAGTGGCTTCTTAATGAAATGATCAGGCTCTTGTTGCATTTGAAACCTCTTATTGACAGAACTACTTCCAGAAACTGAattaactttatttttaggagGATCCGACAACCAAGGAATAGGTGCCTCTATTCCAGGGGGAATATCCACATTATCAAAATGGGCTTGCAATTGGGCATACTCATCAACATCCATAAACTCATCAAGAAAAGGATCAGCGAAGTCATCATCTTCATATGACAAATCAGAAGTATGACCATCTAAGTTGATCACGTTAGCTGGAACAAAACCCTTAGTAGCTTCAATCCCATTCGCTGACTCAGGGGTTGCCATAACAGAAGGGCCAAAAAGGCTATTGACCTCATCTTCCTGAAAATACTAGTATATCATAAAGTAAATATGTTAAGAATGCTAAAGCTACAATTGAATATTTATCATTCAACAAAATGACAACAGCCAATTGATAGAGTGTCATTCAAGTCAATCATACACCTTATAATCATAGTAGCCATCAGAAGAGTTTTCTATTGCCTTCCCTTTGGCTTTGTTATCAACTCTATCATCAATAAGCATTGCAGCAActgaatcttcatcttcatcaatTTCAATCACATCATGCCGAATTACCTTAAGAAGGATTAATCAAAACAAATATCTGTTCAGATTGACTGAA
This window of the Malus domestica chromosome 03, GDT2T_hap1 genome carries:
- the LOC103427325 gene encoding probable ubiquitin-conjugating enzyme E2 25 isoform X3, with amino-acid sequence MDSDDVVEISPPATPITRAPKFQKLKLKEVIRHDVIEIDEDEDSVAAMLIDDRVDNKAKGKAIENSSDGYYDYKYFQEDEVNSLFGPSVMATPESANGIEATKGFVPANVINLDGHTSDLSYEDDDFADPFLDEFMDVDEYAQLQAHFDNVDIPPGIEAPIPWLSDPPKNKVNSVSGSSSVNKRFQMQQEPDHFIKKPLLGGSSNLKTQIDSISHPPEVNLSSAWNLPKTARSKKKQPASQHQGSAPNLPVGKESSKSQWLLGPFQSKKKVASSSTSTNQFDAMKLGSGADTSSASYFHSILKKKGSSAFYKPMPIPGWPGPISKFNTMPFNSSLYDLDSLYSPGEVAGSPWIANAQIQNNLAPGGISTSPGRKISAMEMDEMIVKFKGFKKFDTVEDHSDHHFSRCGYSPKQPPKSWAKRIQEEWKILEKDLPDTIFVRAYETRMDLLRAVIVGAEGTPYHDGLFFFDVCFPCGYPNVPPNVYYHSGGLRLNPNLYNCGKVCLSLLNTWSGNKNEKWLPGVSTMLQVLVSIQGLILNTKPYFNEPGYANTNGSAAGEKRSEEYNENTFILSLKTMVYSMRRPPKHFEDLVLGHFYNRARDILVACKAYMDGAQVGCLVKGGVQDVDEGDKSCSQRFKTSVADHVPMIVAEFTRIGVKDCERFVSPATSGNNQIASMPQAATSMISC
- the LOC103427325 gene encoding probable ubiquitin-conjugating enzyme E2 26 isoform X2; the encoded protein is MEPPPLHTNTPRNSKKKRLFSDRGSGCMDSDDVVEISPPATPITRAPKFQKLKLKEVIRHDVIEIDEDEDSVAAMLIDDRVDNKAKGKAIENSSDGYYDYKEDEVNSLFGPSVMATPESANGIEATKGFVPANVINLDGHTSDLSYEDDDFADPFLDEFMDVDEYAQLQAHFDNVDIPPGIEAPIPWLSDPPKNKVNSVSGSSSVNKRFQMQQEPDHFIKKPLLGGSSNLKTQIDSISHPPEVNLSSAWNLPKTARSKKKQPASQHQGSAPNLPVGKESSKSQWLLGPFQSKKKVASSSTSTNQFDAMKLGSGADTSSASYFHSILKKKGSSAFYKPMPIPGWPGPISKFNTMPFNSSLYDLDSLYSPGEVAGSPWIANAQIQNNLAPGGISTSPGRKISAMEMDEMIVKFKGFKKFDTVEDHSDHHFSRCGYSPKQPPKSWAKRIQEEWKILEKDLPDTIFVRAYETRMDLLRAVIVGAEGTPYHDGLFFFDVCFPCGYPNVPPNVYYHSGGLRLNPNLYNCGKVCLSLLNTWSGNKNEKWLPGVSTMLQVLVSIQGLILNTKPYFNEPGYANTNGSAAGEKRSEEYNENTFILSLKTMVYSMRRPPKHFEDLVLGHFYNRARDILVACKAYMDGAQVGCLVKGGVQDVDEGDKSCSQRFKTSVADHVPMIVAEFTRIGVKDCERFVSPATSGNNQIASMPQAATSMISC
- the LOC103427325 gene encoding probable ubiquitin-conjugating enzyme E2 25 isoform X1 — encoded protein: MEPPPLHTNTPRNSKKKRLFSDRGSGCMDSDDVVEISPPATPITRAPKFQKLKLKEVIRHDVIEIDEDEDSVAAMLIDDRVDNKAKGKAIENSSDGYYDYKYFQEDEVNSLFGPSVMATPESANGIEATKGFVPANVINLDGHTSDLSYEDDDFADPFLDEFMDVDEYAQLQAHFDNVDIPPGIEAPIPWLSDPPKNKVNSVSGSSSVNKRFQMQQEPDHFIKKPLLGGSSNLKTQIDSISHPPEVNLSSAWNLPKTARSKKKQPASQHQGSAPNLPVGKESSKSQWLLGPFQSKKKVASSSTSTNQFDAMKLGSGADTSSASYFHSILKKKGSSAFYKPMPIPGWPGPISKFNTMPFNSSLYDLDSLYSPGEVAGSPWIANAQIQNNLAPGGISTSPGRKISAMEMDEMIVKFKGFKKFDTVEDHSDHHFSRCGYSPKQPPKSWAKRIQEEWKILEKDLPDTIFVRAYETRMDLLRAVIVGAEGTPYHDGLFFFDVCFPCGYPNVPPNVYYHSGGLRLNPNLYNCGKVCLSLLNTWSGNKNEKWLPGVSTMLQVLVSIQGLILNTKPYFNEPGYANTNGSAAGEKRSEEYNENTFILSLKTMVYSMRRPPKHFEDLVLGHFYNRARDILVACKAYMDGAQVGCLVKGGVQDVDEGDKSCSQRFKTSVADHVPMIVAEFTRIGVKDCERFVSPATSGNNQIASMPQAATSMISC